From Toxorhynchites rutilus septentrionalis strain SRP chromosome 2, ASM2978413v1, whole genome shotgun sequence, a single genomic window includes:
- the LOC129767397 gene encoding protein mahjong isoform X1, protein MASPPDQVEILRGRDLTRIFQLWEERHSTSGYDPEPIVTRLAEIFEEETEVYMRKDPDPFDERHPSRTDPNSELGRMLKTLFRKDHFMTRLVNDYLRDNFFTRQNVQQCSQPLNIAACRLILVIMPGLETSAVFQAEFDHLINRLYGWAESSPEPLQSYATGLLGAAMEVQEIAVSFREQNIRLLPIMLRRLHVLQLAHRNRDRLLEAGEGTSSTAFQRMFQGESTSISQQSSPVKTRDEAPMEDEENSADAERPFAHLGATETVTAPSNGASPESNLNLLFQNENSQNTQDNGQGRTSHRNMIPIFPATIATSQMLILRYLTPMGEYQEFLPHVFEHNAMSLIFRYIENLEAKDTCLAFEALKYLASLLCHKKFSLEFIANGGLERLLKVPRPSLAATGVSIAFYYLAYCEDAMERICLMPQKIITELVTYALWLLGCSHDSGRCHATMFFGLSCQFKTMMDEFDKQDGLRKMYNVISVLPILLPADDYNLNDDEECAARQVVRHVCVALKKYFENHLYYKYSQVTRQQCPTGTLAQPVFKSVKNSPEVISDQIKTLQELLPMKARWSPVDEFLDLGGVNLLLRIIALAYEWNYSGRSCSAETVRAALDVLNICCVIPRVHAMFCERIDFPDEGSAAGINIVLGAAEGEIVADAEVQKSALAVLVHTVCAPIHRPSGSLARFGSAKKRMPNKNSEELLQKVWESVRSNNGIIVLLSLMCVKTPITDADCIRGMACRALAGLARSETVQQIIGKLPLFVNGQLQSLMRDPILQEKRAEHVQFQKYALELMERVSGKAKTFNNQLDTSLADIHKANVVAQTKIQFNEQQLYQLIYQHLMARGLSETATNLVKESGISVPISHQQHHQHQQVSSISRNLHHSPFAFRSPSATIIQRSRIRSKASEPSFNHSMAQANLQAALAAASIEASSLAAGSTNSDLQAIKMDTPIGAGATLASDATTEPFTPIKLIKKTNTSSASAGGAAGSSSSHGNSININTPFSSSSSNQRSLQKQISATVDTASFLVPASTSSKTTTTDGPSSTVTLDTIITEYLTNQHALCKHPMSTCPQFDLFVPHKCPDPRPNRASGMSTNFAARFFKRHAGYSSERFDRRLVHSNFSASRVLRPQDSEFFFTCCYFTPCATKLITGSHSGEVKIFNLSDSNEEYNYSCHESYVNSIKCSKDGQLLLTSCAWRSPMTALWNIENNRFSQKLQWDEEEYMEFPNIKQDKVLATTGEVATIYDINTGQKTLSLVPNIYNQYTKNRATFCPSDELVLSDGVLWDVTSGKEIHKFDKLNQTISGVFHPNGLEIVSNTEVWDLRTFHLLRTVPALDQCYVSFSPQNVIYGICPEVETEPNSDNVFFESSFKVLDGYNYSSISTVDVKRNIYDLAINLYGSQIAIVENQGGFNSVQESVVRIYSVGRKKNTEDDAEEEEEEMENSEDNSMSETESVVFHGARGENGGQRRRRRRGMRINVLDDDDIFQPGSSSSSEDDDDDDDMDDNDDDGDNGENDDNEDNDGGEDDGANNNEDDGEEDASSWTTTSDLEDFLLL, encoded by the exons ATGGCATCACCACCTGATCAGGTGGAAATATTGAGGGGACGTGatcttacgcggattttccagcTATGGGAGGAGAGGCACAGTACCTCCGGATATGATCCGGAGCCAATTGTGACAAG ATTAGCGGAAATCTTCGAGGAGGAAACCGAGGTGTACATGCGCAAAGATCCGGACCCTTTCGATGAGCGACACCCGTCCCGAACCGATCCAAACAGTGAGCTCGGTCGGATGTTGAAAACTTTGTTTCGAAAGGATCACTTTATGACCCGGCTGGTGAACGATTACTTGCGGGATAATTTCTTCACGAGACAGAATGTGCAACAATGTTCGCAACCGCTCAACATCGCCGCCTGTCGGCTTATTCTGGTTATCATGCCCGGACTGGAGACATCGGCTGTGTTCCAGGCTGAATTCGATCATTTGATTAACAGACTCTACGGATGGGCAGAATCGAGTCCCGAACCGCTGCAAAGTTACGCCACGGGACTGTTGGGAGCGGCAATGGAAGTGCAGGAGATTGCTGTCAGTTTCAGGGAGCAAAATATTCGACTGTTGCCAATAATGCTGCGCCGATTGCATGTCCTTCAGTTGGCCCACCGGAATCGTGATCGGCTGCTAGAGGCTGGGGAAGGCACCAGTAGTACCGCCTTCCAGCGAATGTTCCAAGGAGAGTCGACCTCAATTTCACAGCAATCATCGCCTGTGAAGACGCGGGACGAGGCTCCGATGGAGGATGAAGAAAACAGCGCGGATGCGGAAAGACCATTTGCCCACTTGGGTGCCACAGAGACTGTCACCGCGCCATCAAACGGAGCTTCGCCAGAGTCGAATCTGAATTTATTGTTCCAAAATGAAAACAGTCAAAACACACAGGATAATGGGCAAGGTCGAACTTCCCATCGGAACATGATTCCGATCTTTCCGGCCACGATCGCAACCAGCCAAATGTTGATTCTGCGGTACCTTACCCCGATGGGAGAGTATCAGGAGTTTCTTCCGCACGTCTTCGAGCACAACGCCATGAGCCTAATTTTTCGATATATCGAAAATTTGGAAGCCAAAGATACCTGTTTGGCGTTCGAAGCCCTCAAATATCTCGCATCGCTCCTTTGTCACAAAAAGTTTTCGCTGGAATTCATTGCAAACGGGGGGTTGGAACGTCTGCTAAAGGTTCCCAGACCAAGCCTCGCTGCCACCGGAGTTTCGATCGCATTCTACTATCTAGCCTATTGCGAGGATGCGATGGAACGGATCTGTTTGATGCCACAGAAGATAATCACCGAATTGGTCACCTATGCCCTTTGGCTCTTGGGTTGTTCTCACGATTCTGGCCGTTGTCACGCGACAATGTTCTTCGGTCTCAGTTGCCAATTCAAAACCATGATGGATGAATTCGATAAGCAGGATGGACTTCGGAAAATGTACAACGTGATATCGGTGCTTCCAATTTTGCTGCCGGCGGACGATTACAACCTCAATGACGACGAGGAGTGCGCCGCACGCCAGGTGGTACGCCACGTGTGCGTTGCGTTGAAAAAGTATTTCGAAAATCATCTTTACTACAAATACAGCCAGGTCACGCGACAGCAGTGCCCCACAGGAACACTCGCGCAGCCGGTTTTTAAGTCGGTCAAAAACTCCCCCGAGGTAATAAGCGATCAGATCAAAACGCTGCAAGAGTTGCTGCCGATGAAGGCACGCTGGTCGCCGGTGGACGAGTTCCTCGATTTGGGAGGGGTGAATCTACTTTTGCGTATCATTGCGTTGGCTTACGAGTGGAACTATAGTGGACG TTCTTGCAGTGCCGAGACGGTGCGAGCCGCACTGGATGTACTCAACATCTGCTGTGTTATCCCCCGGGTGCACGCAATGTTTTGCGAGAGGATTGATTTCCCGGACGAGGGATCAGCCGCGGGGATTAATATTGTGTTGGGAGCTGCGGAGGGAGAGATCGTTGCCGACGCGGAAGTGCAGAAATCAGCACTAGCGGTGCTGGTTCACACGGTTTGTGCCCCCATTCATCGACCCAGCGGATCGCTAGCTCGCTTTGGTTCGGCGAAAAAACGAATGCCGAACAAGAACTCGGAAGAGCTGCTGCAGAAAGTGTGGGAATCCGTGCGATCAAACAACGGTATCATCGTGCTGCTGTCGCTGATGTGTGTGAAGACACCGATCACGGATGCGGACTGCATCCGTGGGATGGCCTGCCGGGCGCTCGCTGGACTGGCCAGGTCTGAAACGGTGCAACAGATCATAGGCAAATTGCCACTGTTCGTTAACGGGCAACTGCAGA GTCTCATGCGGGATCCGATTCTGCAGGAAAAACGCGCTGAGCATGTTCAGTTCCAGAAGTACGCTCTGGAGTTGATGGAGCGCGTCTCGGGGAAAGCTAAAACGTTCAACAATCAGCTGGACACTTCGCTGGCAGATATTCACAAGGCGAACGTGGTAGCCCAGACAAAGATTCAATTCAACGAGCAACAGTTGTACCAACTGATATATCAGCACCTGATGGCGCGGGGTTTGTCCGAAACTGCCACCAATCTGGTTAAGGAAAGTGGCATTTCGGTTCCCATTAGCCACCAACAGCATCATCAACACCAGCAGGTATCCAGCATAAGTCGAAATCTGCACCACTCGCCCTTCGCCTTTCGGTCACCTAGTGCAACCATTATACAGCGGTCGAGAATTCGTAGTAAAGCATCCGAGCCCAGCTTCAATCATTCAATGGCACAGGCAAACCTGCAAGCCGCTCTGGCTGCCGCCAGTATAGAGGCAAGCTCGTTGGCAGCGGGAAGCACCAACAGCGATTTGCAAGCCATAAAAATGGACACCCCCATCGGTGCCGGAGCTACGTTAGCTTCCGATGCCACCACGGAACCGTTCACTCCGATAAAACTAATCAAAAAAACTAATACGAGTAGTGCCAGTGCGGGAGGGGCCGCTGGTAGTAGTTCTTCGCACGGTAATAGCATCAATATAAACACTCCCTTCTCATCCTCCTCTAGCAATCAGCGGTCTCTGCAAAAGCAGATCTCCGCCACCGTCGATACGGCGTCGTTTCTTGTCCCTGCTTCCACGTCTTCCAAAACGACAACGACAGACGGTCCAAGTAGTACGGTAACTCTCGATACGATAATAACGGAGTACCTCACCAATCAGCACGCACTCTGCAAGCATCCAATGTCCACCTGTCCCcagttcgatttgtttgttccGCACAAATGTCCTGATCCCAGGCCGAATAGAGCCTCCGGGATGAGTACAAACTTTGCGGCGCGCTTCTTCAAACGCCACGCCGGTTACTCATCCGAGCGGTTCGACAGAAGGTTGGTTCACTCGAACTTTTCCGCTTCGCGAGTGTTGCGTCCGCAGGACTCGGAGTTCTTCTTCACGTGTTGCTATTTCACG CCATGTGCGACGAAGCTCATCACGGGGTCACACAGCGGAGAGGTGAAAATCTTCAATCTCAGCGATAGCAACGAGGAATACAACTATTCCTGCCACGAGTCGTACGTCAATTCCATCAAGTGTAGTAAAGACGGTCAGCTGCTGTTGACGTCATGCGCGTGGCGGTCACCAATGACGGCTTTGTGGAATATCGAGAACAATCGATTCTCACAGAAGCTCCAATGGGACGAAGAGGAATACATGGAGTTCCCGAACATAAAACAGGATAAAGTGCTCGCAACCACCGGGGAG GTTGCCACAATCTATGACATAAACACAGGACAGAAGACACTGTCGCTGGTGCCAAACATCTACAATCAGTACACCAAAAATCGCGCCACTTTTTGCCCCTCGGACGAGCTGGTTCTGTCGGATGGCGTCCTGTGGGATGTGACCTCGGGCAAGGAAATCCACAAGTTTGATAAACTAAATCAAACCATCTCGGGTGTGTTCCACCCGAACGGGTTGGAAATAGTGTCCAATACGGAAGTGTGGGATCTACGGACATTCCATCTGTTGCGAACTGTGCCGGCGTTAGACCAGTGCTATGTGAGTTTCTCCCCGCAGAATGTGATATACGGTATTTGTCCGGAGGTGGAAACCGAGCCAAATTCGGACAATGTGTTTTTCGAGTCTAGCTTTAAGGTGCTAGATGGGTATAACTACTCGAGCATTTCGACGGTGGACGTGAAGCGCAACATTTACGATCTGGCGATCAATTTGTACGGAAGCCAGATTGCGATAGTGGAGAATCAGGGTGGTTTCAACTCGGTGCAGGAATCGGTGGTTCGGATATACAGTGTCGGGCGGAAGAAGAACACCGAAGATGATGccgaggaagaggaagaggagaTGGAGAATTCAGAGGACAACTCGATGTCGGAGACGGAATCTGTCG